In Azospirillaceae bacterium, a genomic segment contains:
- a CDS encoding LysR family transcriptional regulator: MIDIRQLRYFVAVAETLHFSRAAERLHVTQPPLSRQVAALEKELGVQLLERHSRRARLTHAGERFLADAKAVLVAFDQACRNAQLSQQGELGDLRIGFMMHAAYSSVPALTRRFMAAKPNVQLHLREVIPATLLDDILDGTFDAGITFNPGPVRGLVMRVIHREPMCLAVPADHRLAGVAPISAEMLVGEPLIAAPMSVTPTLRRSIADYFARVGATPVIRLETQLQQTIVSLVAEGIGVALVPRSLEKLGMGGVRFRDLADPPMVEHILAWREDNLNPALPHFLAVAEA, encoded by the coding sequence ATGATCGACATCCGCCAGCTGCGCTATTTCGTGGCCGTGGCCGAGACGCTGCACTTCAGCCGCGCCGCCGAGCGCCTGCACGTCACCCAGCCGCCGCTCAGCCGCCAGGTCGCCGCCCTGGAAAAGGAGTTGGGGGTGCAACTGCTGGAACGGCATTCGCGCCGGGCCCGCCTGACCCATGCCGGGGAACGCTTCCTGGCCGATGCCAAGGCTGTGCTGGTCGCCTTCGACCAAGCCTGTCGCAACGCACAGCTGTCGCAACAGGGCGAACTGGGGGATCTGCGCATCGGCTTCATGATGCATGCCGCCTACAGCAGTGTGCCGGCGCTGACCCGGCGCTTCATGGCGGCGAAGCCCAACGTGCAACTGCATTTGCGCGAGGTCATCCCCGCCACGCTGCTGGACGATATCCTGGACGGCACGTTCGATGCCGGCATCACCTTCAACCCCGGCCCGGTGCGCGGCCTGGTGATGCGGGTCATCCATCGTGAGCCGATGTGCCTGGCCGTGCCGGCCGATCACCGGCTTGCCGGCGTTGCTCCCATCTCCGCGGAGATGCTGGTGGGTGAACCGCTGATCGCCGCACCAATGTCGGTCACGCCGACCTTGCGCCGCTCCATCGCCGACTACTTCGCGCGGGTCGGGGCCACGCCGGTGATCCGCCTGGAAACCCAGTTGCAACAGACCATCGTCAGCCTGGTGGCGGAGGGCATCGGCGTGGCGCTGGTGCCCCGCTCGCTGGAAAAGCTGGGCATGGGCGGCGTCCGCTTCCGCGATTTGGCCGATCCGCCGATGGTGGAACACATCCTGGCCTGGCGGGAGGACAATCTGAATCCCGCGCTGCCACACTTCCTGGCCGTCGCCGAGGCATAA
- a CDS encoding glycoside hydrolase family 3 C-terminal domain-containing protein, with product MFAVGLFDHPVAGDQADKIDYAAHAAVTQKDAEEGIVLLKNEGGLLPLAKTAKSIVVIGAHADAGVLSGGGSSQVYPHGGPVNGLVVPDEYPKGFPGPKLYHPSSPLKALQARSGATFTYLDGKDVKAAAAAAKKADIVIVFGEQWTGESLDALDLNLPDGQDALIETVAKANRKTVVVLETGGPVVMPWLSKVGAVVEAWYAGTSGGEAIARVLTGEVNPSGHLPVTFPASLKQIPRPVMDGDPKSDEDSHPYTSYKIEGAAVGYKWFDKNHSTPLFPFGYGLSYTSFSLGGLTAEPAGKGIKAAFTVKNTGAVQGQDVAQVYVAGDGWEAPKRLGAFQKVDLAPGAGQDVSVTIDPRLLATYDVPTHGWKIAGGTYKVMLATSATDIVQTVTVTLPAQALDVSGK from the coding sequence ATGTTCGCGGTGGGGCTGTTCGACCATCCGGTGGCCGGCGACCAGGCCGACAAGATCGACTATGCCGCCCACGCCGCCGTCACCCAGAAGGACGCCGAGGAAGGCATCGTCCTGCTGAAGAACGAGGGCGGGCTGCTGCCGCTGGCCAAGACGGCCAAGTCCATTGTGGTCATCGGCGCCCATGCCGACGCCGGCGTGCTGTCAGGCGGCGGCTCGTCCCAGGTTTATCCGCACGGCGGGCCGGTGAACGGCCTGGTGGTGCCGGACGAATACCCCAAGGGCTTCCCCGGCCCGAAGCTGTACCATCCCTCCTCCCCCTTGAAGGCCTTGCAGGCCCGCAGCGGCGCCACCTTCACCTATCTGGACGGCAAGGATGTGAAGGCCGCGGCGGCCGCCGCCAAGAAGGCCGACATCGTCATCGTCTTCGGTGAGCAGTGGACCGGCGAGTCTCTGGACGCGCTGGACCTGAACCTGCCTGACGGCCAGGACGCCCTGATCGAGACGGTGGCCAAGGCCAACAGGAAGACCGTGGTGGTGCTGGAGACCGGCGGCCCGGTGGTCATGCCCTGGCTGTCCAAGGTGGGTGCGGTGGTCGAGGCCTGGTACGCCGGCACCTCGGGCGGTGAGGCCATCGCCCGCGTGCTGACCGGTGAGGTCAACCCCTCCGGCCACCTGCCGGTGACCTTCCCGGCCTCGCTGAAACAGATCCCGCGCCCGGTGATGGACGGCGATCCCAAGTCGGACGAGGACAGCCACCCCTACACCAGCTACAAGATCGAAGGGGCGGCCGTCGGCTACAAGTGGTTCGACAAGAATCACAGCACGCCCCTGTTCCCCTTCGGCTACGGCCTGTCCTACACCAGCTTCAGCCTGGGCGGCCTGACGGCCGAGCCGGCGGGCAAAGGCATCAAGGCCGCGTTCACGGTGAAGAACACCGGCGCCGTCCAGGGCCAGGACGTGGCCCAGGTCTACGTCGCCGGCGACGGCTGGGAAGCGCCCAAGCGCCTGGGCGCCTTCCAGAAGGTGGATCTGGCGCCGGGTGCCGGCCAGGACGTGTCGGTCACCATCGACCCGCGCCTGCTGGCGACGTACGACGTGCCCACCCACGGCTGGAAGATCGCGGGCGGCACCTACAAGGTGATGCTGGCGACCTCCGCCACCGACATCGTGCAGACCGTGACCGTGACCCTGCCGGCCCAGGCGCTGGACGTCAGCGGCAAGTAA